In Kogia breviceps isolate mKogBre1 chromosome 7, mKogBre1 haplotype 1, whole genome shotgun sequence, a single window of DNA contains:
- the CTSF gene encoding cathepsin F — translation MAPWLQLLLLLGLLPGAVPAPSEPRAAGAQAWELASPELLEPARFALEMYNRGRAARTRAALRDVRGRVRRAGRGSLYSLKATLVEPPCNDPTVCQLPVSKKTLLCSFEVLDELGKHVLLRRDCSPVDTKITDDKNETFSSFLALLNKDPLPQDFSVKMASIFKDFVTTYNRTYDTKEEARWRMSVFANNMVRAQKIQALDRGTAQYGVTKFSDLTEEEFRTIYLNPLLKEPGKKMRLAQSIPDLPPPEWDWRSKGAVTKVKDQGMCGSCWAFSVTGNVEGQWFLKRGALLSLSEQELLDCDKVDKACLGGLPSNAYSAIRTLGGLETEDDYSYRGHLQACSFSAEKAMVYINDSVELSQNEQKLAAWLAKKGPISVAINAFGMQFYRHGISHPLRPLCSPWLIDHAVLLVGYGNRSATPFWAIKNSWGTDWGEEGYYYLHRGSGACGVNIMASSAVVD, via the exons ATGGCGCCCTGGCTGCAGCTGCTGTTGCTTTTGGGGCTGCTCCCGGGCGCCGTTCCGGCCCCCAGCGAGCCCAGAGCGGCCGGCGCGCAGGCCTGGGAGCTGGCGTCCCCGGAGCTGCTGGAGCCCGCCCGCTTTGCCCTAGAGATGTACAACCGCGGCCGGGCTGCCAGGACACGGGCCGCGTTGAGGGACGTGCGCGGTCGCGTCCGCCGG GCGGGCCGGGGGTCGCTGTACTCCCTGAAGGCGACCCTGGTGGAGCCGCCCTGCAACGACCCCACGGTGTGCCAGCTCCCTGTGTCCAAGAAAACCCTG cttTGCAGCTTTGAAGTCCTGGATGAGCTGGGGAAGCACGTGCTGCTGAGGCGGGACTGTAGCCCAGTGGATACCAAGATTACAG ATGACAAAAATGAGACTTTCAGTTCATTCCTTGCACTGTTGAACAAGGATCCCCTGCCCCAG GACTTTTCTGTGAAGATGGCTTCAATCTTCAAGGACTTTGTCACCACCTATAACCGGACATATGATACGAAGGAGG AAGCCAGGTGGCGCATGTCCGTCTTTGCCAATAACATGGTGCGAGCACAGAAGATCCAGGCCCTGGACCGTGGCACAGCTCAGTATGGGGTCACCAAGTTCAGTGACCTTACAG AGGAGGAGTTCCGCACCATCTACCTGAACCCCCTCCTGAAAGAGCCTGGCAAGAAGATGCGCCTAGCCCAGTCCATCCCTGACCTTCCTCCACCTGAGTGGGACTGGAGGAGTAAGGGGGCTGTCACCAAAGTCAAGGACCAG GGCATGTGCGGCTCCTGCTGGGCCTTCTCAGTCACAGGCAACGTGGAGGGCCAGTGGTTCCTAAAACGGGGGGCCCTGCTCTCCCTCTCTGAGCAGG AGCTCTTGGACTGTGACAAGGTGGACAAGGCCTGCCTGGGCGGCTTGCCCTCCAACGCCTACTCAGCCATAAGGACTCTGG GAGGGCTGGAGACAGAGGACGACTACAGCTACCGCGGCCACTTGCAGGCCTGCAGCTTCTCTGCAGAGAAGGCCATGGTCTACATCAACGACTCAGTGGAGCTGAGCCAGAATGAGCAAA AGCTGGCAGCCTGGCTGGCCAAGAAGGGCCCCATCTCCGTCGCCATCAATGCCTTTGGCATGCAG TTCTACCGCCACGGGATCTCCCACCCACTGCGGCCCCTCTGCAGCCCCTGGCTCATCGACCACGCTGTGCTGCTCGTGGGCTACGGCAACC gctctgccactcccttctgggccATCAAGAACAGCTGGGGCACTGACTGGGGCGAGGAG GGTTACTACTACTTGCACCGTGGCTCCGGGGCCTGTGGTGTGAACATCATGGCCAGCTCAGCAGTGGTGGACTGA